From Solanum lycopersicum chromosome 8, SLM_r2.1, the proteins below share one genomic window:
- the LOC101247639 gene encoding probable polyamine transporter At1g31830 isoform X1, translating into MTVKSETKSSIEVPNAQQQVAVAEKKTSALSSPTTAQNDKFVQNGDDQKVRDLPQKEAAIPMGECNNAEYIEINEVVSSSRANNDRKLSLLPLVFLIFYEVSGGPFGVEDTVHAAGPLLALVGFLVFPIIWSVPEALITAELGTMFPENSGYVVWVSSALGPYWGFQQGWVKWLSGVIDNALYPVLFLDYLKSGVPALGGGLPRVLAVIGITLVLTYMNYRGLTIVGWVAVLLGVLSILPFVVMGLISIPKLKPTRWLATDVHSVDWNLYLNTLFWNLNYWDSISTLVGEVRNPKKTLPKALFYAVILVVLSYFFPLLVGTGAVPLERDLWTDGYFSDIAKILGGVWLRWWIQGAAALSNMGTFVAEMSSDSFQLLGMAERGMLPEFFAKRSRHGTPLVGILLSASGVLLLSWMSFQEIVAAENFLYCFGMILEFIAFVRLRIKFPNASRPFKIPGGTVGAIVLCIPPTILVGIVLAFSTVKVMIISLAAIAIGLVMQPCLKHIEKKKWLKFSISPDLPDIHRDNGTLVH; encoded by the exons atgacagtaaaatcagaaacaaaatcctccattgaagTTCCTAATGCTCAACAACAAGTAGCAGTAGctgaaaaaaaaacatctgCTCTTTCTTCCCCTACAACAGcacaaaatgataaatttgtgCAGAATGGTGATGATCag AAAGTAAGGGACTTACCTCAAAAAGAAGCTGCAATTCCAATGGGAGAGTGTAATAATGCAGAATACATAGAGATTAATGAAGTTGTTTCTTCTTCAAGAGCAAATAATGATAGGAAACTTTCACTATTGCCTTTGGTTTTTCTCATTTTCTATGAAGTATCAGGTGGACCATTTGGTGTTGAAGACACTGTACACGCAGCTGGTCCACTTCTTGCACTTGTTGGTTTCTTGGTTTTCCCAATTATATGGAGTGTACCTGAGGCACTTATAACAGCTGAATTAGGCACCATGTTCCCCGAAAATAGCGGATATGTTGTTTGGGTTTCATCTGCATTAGGTCCATACTGGGGCTTTCAACAAGGTTGGGTGAAATGGTTGAGTGGAGTGATCGATAACGCTCTTTACCCCGTCTTGTTTCTTGATTATCTGAAATCAGGAGTTCCTGCATTAGGTGGTGGACTTCCTCGCGTTCTCGCGGTCATAGGCATTACTTTGGTACTTACTTACATGAACTATAGAGGTTTAACTATTGTTGGATGGGTTGCTGTTCTGCTCGGGGTATTGTCGATTCTTCCTTTTGTTGTTATGGGGTTGATCTCGATTCCAAAACTAAAGCCCACGAGGTGGTTGGCGACGGATGTGCACAGTGTGGATTGGAATTTGTATCTGAATACTCTCTTTTGGAACCTGAATTATTGGGACTCTATAAGTACTCTAGTAGGAGAAGTGCGTAACCCGAAGAAAACTCTGCCTAAAGCTCTGTTTTATGCTGTGATTCTAGTCGTTTTATCCTACTTTTTCCCTCTGTTAGTTGGTACCGGAGCTGTTCCACTCGAGCGTGATCTGTGGACGGATGGCTATTTCTCAGATATCGCGAAAATACTTGGTGGAGTGTGGCTAAGATGGTGGATTCAAGGGGCTGCTGCATTGTCAAACATGGGGACATTTGTAGCGGAAATGAGCAGCGACTCATTTCAGCTACTCGGTATGGCTGAGAGAGGGATGCTACCCGAGTTCTTTGCCAAGAGATCACGTCATGGAACACCTCTAGTCGGGATCCTCCTCTCAGCTTCAGGTGTGCTTTTACTTTCATGGATGAGCTTTCAAGAGATTGTAGCTGCAGAAAACTTCTTGTATTGCTTTGGAATGATCTTGGAATTCATAGCATTCGTACGATTAAGGATAAAGTTCCCAAATGCATCGCGCCCTTTCAAGATACCTGGTGGAACAGTCGGAGCCATTGTACTGTGTATTCCTCCAACCATACTCGTTGGTATTGTTTTAGCGTTTTCAACGGTTAAAGTCATGATAATAAGCCTTGCTGCTATTGCAATCGGGTTGGTTATGCAGCCATGTCTTAAACACATTGAGAAGAAGAAATGGTTGAAGTTCTCCATTAGTCCTGACCTTCCTGATATTCATCGCGATAATGGAACATTAGTTCATTGA
- the LOC101247639 gene encoding probable polyamine transporter At1g31830 isoform X2, whose product MGECNNAEYIEINEVVSSSRANNDRKLSLLPLVFLIFYEVSGGPFGVEDTVHAAGPLLALVGFLVFPIIWSVPEALITAELGTMFPENSGYVVWVSSALGPYWGFQQGWVKWLSGVIDNALYPVLFLDYLKSGVPALGGGLPRVLAVIGITLVLTYMNYRGLTIVGWVAVLLGVLSILPFVVMGLISIPKLKPTRWLATDVHSVDWNLYLNTLFWNLNYWDSISTLVGEVRNPKKTLPKALFYAVILVVLSYFFPLLVGTGAVPLERDLWTDGYFSDIAKILGGVWLRWWIQGAAALSNMGTFVAEMSSDSFQLLGMAERGMLPEFFAKRSRHGTPLVGILLSASGVLLLSWMSFQEIVAAENFLYCFGMILEFIAFVRLRIKFPNASRPFKIPGGTVGAIVLCIPPTILVGIVLAFSTVKVMIISLAAIAIGLVMQPCLKHIEKKKWLKFSISPDLPDIHRDNGTLVH is encoded by the coding sequence ATGGGAGAGTGTAATAATGCAGAATACATAGAGATTAATGAAGTTGTTTCTTCTTCAAGAGCAAATAATGATAGGAAACTTTCACTATTGCCTTTGGTTTTTCTCATTTTCTATGAAGTATCAGGTGGACCATTTGGTGTTGAAGACACTGTACACGCAGCTGGTCCACTTCTTGCACTTGTTGGTTTCTTGGTTTTCCCAATTATATGGAGTGTACCTGAGGCACTTATAACAGCTGAATTAGGCACCATGTTCCCCGAAAATAGCGGATATGTTGTTTGGGTTTCATCTGCATTAGGTCCATACTGGGGCTTTCAACAAGGTTGGGTGAAATGGTTGAGTGGAGTGATCGATAACGCTCTTTACCCCGTCTTGTTTCTTGATTATCTGAAATCAGGAGTTCCTGCATTAGGTGGTGGACTTCCTCGCGTTCTCGCGGTCATAGGCATTACTTTGGTACTTACTTACATGAACTATAGAGGTTTAACTATTGTTGGATGGGTTGCTGTTCTGCTCGGGGTATTGTCGATTCTTCCTTTTGTTGTTATGGGGTTGATCTCGATTCCAAAACTAAAGCCCACGAGGTGGTTGGCGACGGATGTGCACAGTGTGGATTGGAATTTGTATCTGAATACTCTCTTTTGGAACCTGAATTATTGGGACTCTATAAGTACTCTAGTAGGAGAAGTGCGTAACCCGAAGAAAACTCTGCCTAAAGCTCTGTTTTATGCTGTGATTCTAGTCGTTTTATCCTACTTTTTCCCTCTGTTAGTTGGTACCGGAGCTGTTCCACTCGAGCGTGATCTGTGGACGGATGGCTATTTCTCAGATATCGCGAAAATACTTGGTGGAGTGTGGCTAAGATGGTGGATTCAAGGGGCTGCTGCATTGTCAAACATGGGGACATTTGTAGCGGAAATGAGCAGCGACTCATTTCAGCTACTCGGTATGGCTGAGAGAGGGATGCTACCCGAGTTCTTTGCCAAGAGATCACGTCATGGAACACCTCTAGTCGGGATCCTCCTCTCAGCTTCAGGTGTGCTTTTACTTTCATGGATGAGCTTTCAAGAGATTGTAGCTGCAGAAAACTTCTTGTATTGCTTTGGAATGATCTTGGAATTCATAGCATTCGTACGATTAAGGATAAAGTTCCCAAATGCATCGCGCCCTTTCAAGATACCTGGTGGAACAGTCGGAGCCATTGTACTGTGTATTCCTCCAACCATACTCGTTGGTATTGTTTTAGCGTTTTCAACGGTTAAAGTCATGATAATAAGCCTTGCTGCTATTGCAATCGGGTTGGTTATGCAGCCATGTCTTAAACACATTGAGAAGAAGAAATGGTTGAAGTTCTCCATTAGTCCTGACCTTCCTGATATTCATCGCGATAATGGAACATTAGTTCATTGA